A window of Littorina saxatilis isolate snail1 unplaced genomic scaffold, US_GU_Lsax_2.0 scaffold_707, whole genome shotgun sequence contains these coding sequences:
- the LOC138955251 gene encoding fibroblast growth factor receptor 1-like isoform X2 codes for MRLPTRTLPLLLCLLLFAIPVEPRKKCRKRKNQKKCERKEALRLGESTSRTLDEGPDDIVRVERKPKSPKWRKQAPKDTLLIQREGSEAVFKCKASGRPRPKVKWIKDGEPIRVKKNKKYNKSKWKLQVDKVTPGDNGNYTCLIENSVGQLEWTFTLRVLENQPISEINIVERPQNQTAHVGDTVVFMCRSNTWPAPLVHWSKKTADKLVVQIVQMENNTLAEVLVVHNVSKADAGEYTCYIGNDLSNLRLSATLTVIEEGESLPFEPRCALHIRRQILVDNTYGCQTTDPVEINYCMGSCGRSYFIPTMLTTDDTDMQANHLNQTCQCCMGVVSGIRIVPLKCPFGDARRGFFTLLSDCRCQSCSMEKSFLRGQTEDTVTLAP; via the exons ATGAGACTTCCGACCCGTACCCTGCCTTTGCTGCTCTGCTTGCTGCTATTCGCCATTCCAGTGGAACCCCGCAAAAAATGCCGCAAACGAAAGAACCAGAAAAAATGCGAGAGAAAAGAGGCCCTGAGGCTAGGGGAGAGTACTTCTAGGACTCTTGACGAAGGACCAGACGACATTGTCCGGGTTGAACGGAAGCCAAAA TCTCCTAAATGGAGGAAACAAGCTCCCAAGGACACGCTGCTTATTCAACGCGAAGGGTCCGAGGCCGTGTTCAAGTGCAAGGCCAGTGGAAGACCTCGGCCCAAGGTCAAATGGATTAAGGACGGAGAACCAATCAGagtgaagaaaaataaaaaa TACAACAAAAGCAAGTGGAAACTGCAGGTGGACAAAGTTACACCTGGAGACAACGGTAACTACACCTGTCTCATTGAGAACTCCGTTGGTCAGCTGGAGTGGACATTCACACTCCGTGTTTTAG AGAATCAGCCGATCTCGGAGATCAACATCGTGGAGAGGCCCCAGAACCAAACGGCGCACGTGGGAGACACCGTGGTGTTCATGTGTCGTTCCAACACCTGGCCCGCGCCCCTTGTTCACTGGTCCAAGAAAACGGCCGACAAGCTCGTGGTGCAAATCGTACAG ATGGAGAACAACACGCTGGCCGAGGTGCTGGTGGTGCACAACGTCAGCAAGGCTGATGCCGGCGAGTACACCTGTTACATCGGCAACGACCTGTCCAACCTGCGACTCTCCGCCACACTCACCGTCATAGAGGAAG GGGAGAGCCTACCGTTCGAGCCGCGGTGCGCACTACACATCCGTCGCCAGATCCTGGTGGACAACACGTACGGCTGTCAGACCACGGACCCCGTGGAGATCAACTACTGCATGGGGTCATGTGGCCGCTCCTACTTCATACCTACAATGCTGACCACTGATGACACGGATATGCAG gcAAATCATCTGAACCAGACATGCCAGTGCTGTATGGGTGTTGTATCAGGGATACGCATCGTGCCGCTCAAATGTCCCTTTGGTGATGCACGTCGCGGATTCTTTACTCTCCTCAGCGACTGCAGATGTCAGAGCTGTTCTATGGAAA AGAGCTTCCTGAGGGGACAAACGGAAGACACAGTGACCCTTGCACCCTGA
- the LOC138955251 gene encoding fibroblast growth factor receptor 4-like isoform X3 has product MSQQSPKWRKQAPKDTLLIQREGSEAVFKCKASGRPRPKVKWIKDGEPIRVKKNKKYNKSKWKLQVDKVTPGDNGNYTCLIENSVGQLEWTFTLRVLENQPISEINIVERPQNQTAHVGDTVVFMCRSNTWPAPLVHWSKKTADKLVVQIVQMENNTLAEVLVVHNVSKADAGEYTCYIGNDLSNLRLSATLTVIEEGESLPFEPRCALHIRRQILVDNTYGCQTTDPVEINYCMGSCGRSYFIPTMLTTDDTDMQANHLNQTCQCCMGVVSGIRIVPLKCPFGDARRGFFTLLSDCRCQSCSMEKSFLRGQTEDTVTLAP; this is encoded by the exons A TGTCTCAGCAGTCTCCTAAATGGAGGAAACAAGCTCCCAAGGACACGCTGCTTATTCAACGCGAAGGGTCCGAGGCCGTGTTCAAGTGCAAGGCCAGTGGAAGACCTCGGCCCAAGGTCAAATGGATTAAGGACGGAGAACCAATCAGagtgaagaaaaataaaaaa TACAACAAAAGCAAGTGGAAACTGCAGGTGGACAAAGTTACACCTGGAGACAACGGTAACTACACCTGTCTCATTGAGAACTCCGTTGGTCAGCTGGAGTGGACATTCACACTCCGTGTTTTAG AGAATCAGCCGATCTCGGAGATCAACATCGTGGAGAGGCCCCAGAACCAAACGGCGCACGTGGGAGACACCGTGGTGTTCATGTGTCGTTCCAACACCTGGCCCGCGCCCCTTGTTCACTGGTCCAAGAAAACGGCCGACAAGCTCGTGGTGCAAATCGTACAG ATGGAGAACAACACGCTGGCCGAGGTGCTGGTGGTGCACAACGTCAGCAAGGCTGATGCCGGCGAGTACACCTGTTACATCGGCAACGACCTGTCCAACCTGCGACTCTCCGCCACACTCACCGTCATAGAGGAAG GGGAGAGCCTACCGTTCGAGCCGCGGTGCGCACTACACATCCGTCGCCAGATCCTGGTGGACAACACGTACGGCTGTCAGACCACGGACCCCGTGGAGATCAACTACTGCATGGGGTCATGTGGCCGCTCCTACTTCATACCTACAATGCTGACCACTGATGACACGGATATGCAG gcAAATCATCTGAACCAGACATGCCAGTGCTGTATGGGTGTTGTATCAGGGATACGCATCGTGCCGCTCAAATGTCCCTTTGGTGATGCACGTCGCGGATTCTTTACTCTCCTCAGCGACTGCAGATGTCAGAGCTGTTCTATGGAAA AGAGCTTCCTGAGGGGACAAACGGAAGACACAGTGACCCTTGCACCCTGA
- the LOC138955251 gene encoding fibroblast growth factor receptor 3-like isoform X1, which translates to MRLPTRTLPLLLCLLLFAIPVEPRKKCRKRKNQKKCERKEALRLGESTSRTLDEGPDDIVRVERKPKVVSQQSPKWRKQAPKDTLLIQREGSEAVFKCKASGRPRPKVKWIKDGEPIRVKKNKKYNKSKWKLQVDKVTPGDNGNYTCLIENSVGQLEWTFTLRVLENQPISEINIVERPQNQTAHVGDTVVFMCRSNTWPAPLVHWSKKTADKLVVQIVQMENNTLAEVLVVHNVSKADAGEYTCYIGNDLSNLRLSATLTVIEEGESLPFEPRCALHIRRQILVDNTYGCQTTDPVEINYCMGSCGRSYFIPTMLTTDDTDMQANHLNQTCQCCMGVVSGIRIVPLKCPFGDARRGFFTLLSDCRCQSCSMEKSFLRGQTEDTVTLAP; encoded by the exons ATGAGACTTCCGACCCGTACCCTGCCTTTGCTGCTCTGCTTGCTGCTATTCGCCATTCCAGTGGAACCCCGCAAAAAATGCCGCAAACGAAAGAACCAGAAAAAATGCGAGAGAAAAGAGGCCCTGAGGCTAGGGGAGAGTACTTCTAGGACTCTTGACGAAGGACCAGACGACATTGTCCGGGTTGAACGGAAGCCAAAAGTAG TGTCTCAGCAGTCTCCTAAATGGAGGAAACAAGCTCCCAAGGACACGCTGCTTATTCAACGCGAAGGGTCCGAGGCCGTGTTCAAGTGCAAGGCCAGTGGAAGACCTCGGCCCAAGGTCAAATGGATTAAGGACGGAGAACCAATCAGagtgaagaaaaataaaaaa TACAACAAAAGCAAGTGGAAACTGCAGGTGGACAAAGTTACACCTGGAGACAACGGTAACTACACCTGTCTCATTGAGAACTCCGTTGGTCAGCTGGAGTGGACATTCACACTCCGTGTTTTAG AGAATCAGCCGATCTCGGAGATCAACATCGTGGAGAGGCCCCAGAACCAAACGGCGCACGTGGGAGACACCGTGGTGTTCATGTGTCGTTCCAACACCTGGCCCGCGCCCCTTGTTCACTGGTCCAAGAAAACGGCCGACAAGCTCGTGGTGCAAATCGTACAG ATGGAGAACAACACGCTGGCCGAGGTGCTGGTGGTGCACAACGTCAGCAAGGCTGATGCCGGCGAGTACACCTGTTACATCGGCAACGACCTGTCCAACCTGCGACTCTCCGCCACACTCACCGTCATAGAGGAAG GGGAGAGCCTACCGTTCGAGCCGCGGTGCGCACTACACATCCGTCGCCAGATCCTGGTGGACAACACGTACGGCTGTCAGACCACGGACCCCGTGGAGATCAACTACTGCATGGGGTCATGTGGCCGCTCCTACTTCATACCTACAATGCTGACCACTGATGACACGGATATGCAG gcAAATCATCTGAACCAGACATGCCAGTGCTGTATGGGTGTTGTATCAGGGATACGCATCGTGCCGCTCAAATGTCCCTTTGGTGATGCACGTCGCGGATTCTTTACTCTCCTCAGCGACTGCAGATGTCAGAGCTGTTCTATGGAAA AGAGCTTCCTGAGGGGACAAACGGAAGACACAGTGACCCTTGCACCCTGA